A portion of the Parasteatoda tepidariorum isolate YZ-2023 chromosome 5, CAS_Ptep_4.0, whole genome shotgun sequence genome contains these proteins:
- the LOC107448417 gene encoding sn-1-specific diacylglycerol lipase ABHD11-like isoform X1 — protein MGKRPLTAPGAQLYYDDDDDDYRSLRILLVAVLSGRARVLKMEASKAVSISFEYVDSTGEVKDKKNPIIFLHAMLCSKKILGDIPLTVANNTGRRVYTYDARNHDETTHADESNFSFSFNVDDLFLMMDQIKTEMPEHPKQLILVGHDMGGITTIRAALKKPAKFEMVFIVEMYAKPVSNELISFEFVTTWTNCNQELLEGTPKEDVTKLSVESLYGKLEQWMKEDNEKASYLTGKFEYKGSEKSWDACYSTNALVKALKDLEKHQEDYQGVYEGPTYFLYGTKSHYGVNDAKDSMKKHFPKAKLVPFEKWSHVFVTDKPAELAKVVVEKINAA, from the exons atgggaaaaaggccgcTAACGGCCCCAGGCGCCCAGTTATATtacgatgatgatgatgatgattatcGCAGTTTAAGAATTCTACTTGTAGCTGTATTGAGTGGACGGGCAAGAGTGTTAAAAATGGAAGC ATCTAAGGCAGTCTCCATAAGCTTCGAATATGTTGATTCAACTGGTGAAGTAAAGGATAAGAAGAATCCTATAATTTTTCTACATGCTATGCTCTGCTCCAAGAAAATATTGGGTGATATTCCTCTGACTGTGGCCAATAACACAGGAAGACGA GTTTATACTTATGATGCCAGGAATCACGATGAGACAACACATGCCGACGAGTCTAACTTTAGTTTCAGCTTTAATGTTGACGACCTTTTTCTAATGATGGatcaaattaaaactgaaatgccAGAACAtccaaaacaattaattttagtagGTCACGATATGGGTGGAATAACTACCATTAGAGCTGCTCtgaaaaag CCTGCTAAATTTGAGATGGTATTTATTGTAGAAATGTATGCAAAGCCAGTATCTAACGAACTCATTAGTTTCGAGTTCGTGACTACGTGGACAAATTGCAACCAAGAACTTCTTGAAGGTACCCCAAAAGAGGATGTCACAAAATTGAGTGTGGAGAGTCTATATGGAAAACTGGAACAGTGGATG aaagaGGATAATGAGAAGGCATCTTACCTGACAGGAAAGTTTGAATACAAGGGATCGGAAAAGTCTTGGGACGCATGCTACAGCACAAATGCTCTTGTTAAAGCTCTTAAGGACCTTGAGAAGCACCAAGAAGACTACCAGGGAGTGTATGAGGGACCTACTTATTTCCTTTATGGCACCAAATCTCACTATGGAGT aaatgaTGCTAAGGATTCCATGAAGAAACACTTTCCAAAAGCTAAATTGGTACCATTTGAGAAATGGTCACACGTTTTTGTTACTGACAAGCCTGCTGAACTGGCTAAGGTGGTCGTAGAGAAAATCAACGCAgcctaa
- the LOC107448417 gene encoding sn-1-specific diacylglycerol lipase ABHD11-like isoform X2 produces MLCSKKILGDIPLTVANNTGRRVYTYDARNHDETTHADESNFSFSFNVDDLFLMMDQIKTEMPEHPKQLILVGHDMGGITTIRAALKKPAKFEMVFIVEMYAKPVSNELISFEFVTTWTNCNQELLEGTPKEDVTKLSVESLYGKLEQWMKEDNEKASYLTGKFEYKGSEKSWDACYSTNALVKALKDLEKHQEDYQGVYEGPTYFLYGTKSHYGVNDAKDSMKKHFPKAKLVPFEKWSHVFVTDKPAELAKVVVEKINAA; encoded by the exons ATGCTCTGCTCCAAGAAAATATTGGGTGATATTCCTCTGACTGTGGCCAATAACACAGGAAGACGA GTTTATACTTATGATGCCAGGAATCACGATGAGACAACACATGCCGACGAGTCTAACTTTAGTTTCAGCTTTAATGTTGACGACCTTTTTCTAATGATGGatcaaattaaaactgaaatgccAGAACAtccaaaacaattaattttagtagGTCACGATATGGGTGGAATAACTACCATTAGAGCTGCTCtgaaaaag CCTGCTAAATTTGAGATGGTATTTATTGTAGAAATGTATGCAAAGCCAGTATCTAACGAACTCATTAGTTTCGAGTTCGTGACTACGTGGACAAATTGCAACCAAGAACTTCTTGAAGGTACCCCAAAAGAGGATGTCACAAAATTGAGTGTGGAGAGTCTATATGGAAAACTGGAACAGTGGATG aaagaGGATAATGAGAAGGCATCTTACCTGACAGGAAAGTTTGAATACAAGGGATCGGAAAAGTCTTGGGACGCATGCTACAGCACAAATGCTCTTGTTAAAGCTCTTAAGGACCTTGAGAAGCACCAAGAAGACTACCAGGGAGTGTATGAGGGACCTACTTATTTCCTTTATGGCACCAAATCTCACTATGGAGT aaatgaTGCTAAGGATTCCATGAAGAAACACTTTCCAAAAGCTAAATTGGTACCATTTGAGAAATGGTCACACGTTTTTGTTACTGACAAGCCTGCTGAACTGGCTAAGGTGGTCGTAGAGAAAATCAACGCAgcctaa